The nucleotide window CTTATGCGGAACCTCCGTTAAAAATCTCAGGTGATGCGAGCCGTTATGATTCTCATGCAGGGAACGATGATTTTTCCCAAGCAGGAGACTTGTATCGTCTCATGAGCCCGGAAGAAAGGGAACGTTTGACTAGCACGATCGCTTCTACTATGAAGTCGATACCGAATGGTTTGGCGATCGAGAATATCAAACATTTCTATAAATGTGATGTGGAATACGGGACTAAGATCGCGGAAAAGCTGGGGATCTCCGTTAAAGAAGTACGGAATTCGTAACTTGTATTGCGACACCGATCGACTCGTGGTCAAAAAATCCTGCATGGGATTTTTTGACCGAAGAGGAGAGCGGGATCCGAAACCTTTAGGTTTCGGAGTCGCCCCAAATCTTCCCGATCTTCGCCTTCTTGGAGTTCCTACATTCTTCCTACAAACCGGCCGGATTTTGTCTCATTCCTAAAAAACCTTTGACATCTCTTGTTCTGAAGGCTATCTATCCAGGGGATGAAGAAAAAAGGGTATTTTCTCTCCTTAGGAGCCGGTAAAAACCAGGTACCCTTGATTTCTGCGGCAAGAGCACTGGGCTTGGAAGTAGCCGCAGTAGACAAAAACGATAAGGCGCCGGGCTTCGCGATGGCAAGCCTAAGGATCATAGAATCCACCTTCGAATACAGAAGGATCTTAAGAGCAGTCGCAGAAAATCCATTGCCTACTCCGATCATCGGGTTAGGAACAAGATCTTTCGGTAAAGCAACTTATAGCACTGCATATCTTGCGGAAAAATTAAAACTGAAATATGCAAGCACCGAATCTGTATTAAAATTTTCTGATAAACAAATTCTGAAAGAGACTTTGGCCCCAAAAGGGATAAGGGTCCCAAGAGAGATCCCTGCTTCGGAGATCAAAGCAAAGTCTAAATCTTTTCCTTATCCTTGGATCCTAAAACCTAGCCAGGGCAGCGGCAAATCAGGGATCCAACTCGTAGAATCCGATTCAGATCTGAAATCGATTTCTAATTTAATTTCCCCTAAAAAACAGCCTAAATCAAAAACCACTGCCAATTCCCCTCATCCTGAAACCTGGCTTTTAGAAGAGTATATTCCAGGTCCTGAATATACCGTTTTGGGATTGGTAGAAGGTTCCGAATTTCATTTGGTGAATATTTCCTTGAAGGAAACTTCTTCTTTTCCTCCTTTTCTGGAAGCCGCTCATCGTTTGCCCTTCCCAAAATCGGAATTGGAAGGAGAGATCAAGATGTTGTGCAGAGCAATCGTTAAGGCCACCGGTCTGAAAAATTGTCCTTTTGTAGCCGAGTTCAGATCGGACGAGAACGGGGATCTTGTTTTGATCGAAGCGGCTCCGGAAGTGGGCGGTGAATATCTGGCGGATGTTCTTGTTCCGGGTTATTCCGGTTACGATTATTTCACTAATTTAGTCAAACTTTTGGTGGGAGAACCGATCACCCCTCCCCCTTCTAGTTTAGAAATTCCTAAAAAACTAAAATCTCAAGTTCGTTTTGATATTCCTCCCAGAGGAGTTTCCGTTCTAAAATCCTGGGAAAATTTTCCCACCGCTTTCGGTGAGACAATTCTTTTGGACCAAAACTTAAAAGAGCTCGGTTCTAAACTGGATACTTCTTTAGGAAACGAAACAAGGACCAGAGTTCTTTGCGTAAGATCTAAAGCTTCTTCTTCGGAAGAAGAATGGAATGGTTCCGTGAAAAATCGTTTGAAGGCGGAATATGAAGCCCGCTGATCATCCTTCCAAAGAAGCTTGGGAAACTCATT belongs to Leptospira dzoumogneensis and includes:
- a CDS encoding ATP-grasp domain-containing protein — protein: MKKKGYFLSLGAGKNQVPLISAARALGLEVAAVDKNDKAPGFAMASLRIIESTFEYRRILRAVAENPLPTPIIGLGTRSFGKATYSTAYLAEKLKLKYASTESVLKFSDKQILKETLAPKGIRVPREIPASEIKAKSKSFPYPWILKPSQGSGKSGIQLVESDSDLKSISNLISPKKQPKSKTTANSPHPETWLLEEYIPGPEYTVLGLVEGSEFHLVNISLKETSSFPPFLEAAHRLPFPKSELEGEIKMLCRAIVKATGLKNCPFVAEFRSDENGDLVLIEAAPEVGGEYLADVLVPGYSGYDYFTNLVKLLVGEPITPPPSSLEIPKKLKSQVRFDIPPRGVSVLKSWENFPTAFGETILLDQNLKELGSKLDTSLGNETRTRVLCVRSKASSSEEEWNGSVKNRLKAEYEAR